In Sulfurisphaera javensis, a single genomic region encodes these proteins:
- a CDS encoding RuvB-like helicase, which produces MAEIREIRKIEREKASIHSHITGLGLDEKGKAKFKADGLVGQVEAREAAGIVVQLIKQGKMAGKGVLFVGPPGTGKTALAVAIAKELGEDTPFTTMNASEIYSTELKKTEILTQAIRKSIGVRIKQRRTVYEGVVKDIKLKVARSRLNPYSVMPREAQIVLATKDEEKTFTVGDSIAEQLVQLNVRKGDVIWIDAQTGEVSKIGKAKSFEGAKSYDIETVRQVEIPSGPIKKDKETTITVTLHDLDLNVAARNISITALFSFFSEREINSEIRESVDKWVKDIISKGEGELVPGVLFIDDAHMLDIEAFSFLTKALEADLAPILILATNRGITKIRGTDVESPHGMPLDLLDRLLIIPTRPYNADEIREILKIRADEIDVHLEDKALETLTKLGVEFSLRYAVQLLEPSFIIAQRNGRNIIKEEDVIEASKLFTDFRRSVEYVKEYEKLLLK; this is translated from the coding sequence ATGGCAGAGATCAGAGAGATAAGAAAAATAGAGAGAGAAAAGGCGAGCATTCACAGTCATATAACTGGATTAGGATTAGATGAGAAAGGAAAAGCCAAGTTTAAGGCTGATGGGCTTGTGGGCCAAGTCGAAGCGAGAGAAGCTGCTGGAATCGTAGTTCAGTTAATTAAACAAGGTAAAATGGCAGGTAAAGGAGTGCTCTTTGTTGGTCCTCCTGGTACTGGTAAAACAGCATTAGCTGTTGCAATAGCCAAAGAACTTGGAGAAGATACACCATTTACTACAATGAACGCATCAGAAATATATTCAACAGAGCTTAAGAAAACTGAAATATTAACTCAAGCTATAAGAAAATCAATAGGCGTTAGAATTAAGCAAAGAAGGACAGTTTATGAAGGAGTTGTTAAAGACATTAAATTAAAAGTGGCAAGGAGTAGATTAAATCCTTATTCTGTTATGCCTAGAGAAGCACAAATAGTTTTAGCTACTAAAGATGAGGAAAAAACTTTTACTGTTGGAGATAGCATTGCAGAGCAACTTGTTCAATTAAACGTAAGAAAAGGAGATGTAATTTGGATTGATGCACAAACTGGTGAAGTAAGTAAAATTGGCAAAGCGAAAAGCTTTGAGGGAGCAAAAAGCTATGACATTGAAACGGTTAGACAAGTAGAAATACCATCAGGACCAATAAAGAAAGATAAGGAAACAACAATAACAGTCACTTTACATGATTTAGATTTAAATGTAGCCGCTAGGAATATTTCAATAACTGCATTATTTAGCTTCTTTAGTGAGAGAGAAATAAATAGTGAAATAAGGGAAAGCGTAGATAAATGGGTTAAAGATATTATAAGCAAAGGTGAAGGAGAGTTAGTACCTGGCGTTTTATTTATAGACGATGCTCATATGTTAGATATTGAAGCTTTTTCCTTCTTAACTAAAGCTTTAGAAGCTGATTTAGCCCCTATATTAATTTTAGCTACTAATAGAGGGATAACTAAAATTAGAGGAACGGACGTAGAATCTCCTCACGGAATGCCATTAGATTTGTTAGACAGATTATTAATAATCCCAACAAGGCCTTATAATGCTGACGAGATAAGAGAAATTCTAAAAATTAGAGCTGATGAAATAGATGTCCATTTAGAGGATAAGGCGTTAGAAACGCTTACAAAATTAGGTGTTGAGTTTAGTTTAAGATATGCAGTACAATTGCTTGAGCCATCATTCATCATAGCACAAAGGAACGGAAGAAATATAATTAAGGAAGAAGATGTAATAGAGGCATCAAAATTATTCACAGATTTCAGAAGAAGTGTAGAATATGTAAAGGAATATGAGAAACTATTGTTAAAGTGA
- a CDS encoding CoA pyrophosphatase, with translation MIECKAAVVALISKSGKILLIKRKENKNDPWSGHIALPGGRREGDEECSYTAIRECLEEVGIKPCNLIEIGIYSPHNMPSMTVKAFLSCIESEITPKIQKEEVEKAFWAEISKLQKGNDEAFYYDGYRIWGMTYRIIRDIIDKKLYEKCVQSGNNTS, from the coding sequence ATGATTGAGTGCAAGGCTGCAGTTGTTGCTTTGATTTCGAAATCTGGGAAAATTCTTCTAATAAAGAGAAAGGAAAATAAGAATGATCCTTGGAGTGGTCATATTGCACTACCCGGTGGAAGAAGAGAAGGAGATGAAGAATGTAGTTATACAGCAATAAGAGAATGTTTAGAAGAGGTTGGAATAAAGCCTTGCAATCTAATAGAAATAGGTATTTATTCCCCTCATAACATGCCATCAATGACAGTGAAAGCATTTTTAAGTTGTATTGAGAGTGAAATAACTCCAAAAATACAAAAGGAAGAAGTTGAGAAGGCTTTCTGGGCTGAAATTAGTAAACTTCAAAAAGGTAACGATGAGGCTTTTTACTATGATGGTTATAGGATATGGGGTATGACATATAGAATTATTAGAGATATAATTGATAAAAAACTGTATGAAAAATGTGTTCAGTCAGGCAACAATACATCATAG
- a CDS encoding GMP synthase subunit A, producing the protein MKIAVIYFGGQYNHLIVKDLKYLGINAIPITPDKPVEILKDFDCIIYGGGPYSVVTELDKMGNAVDYVLKTTQPKLGICLGHQLIAKVLGGEVTKASSPEYGLVKVNIHDEDTILRGLSPTINAWESHSDEVVNPPAGFRVLAESENAKVQAMVNKDNTIFGVQFHPEVKHTEKGIEVFKNFIEACKK; encoded by the coding sequence GTGAAAATTGCCGTAATTTACTTTGGAGGTCAATATAATCATTTGATAGTAAAAGACTTAAAATATCTAGGAATAAACGCTATTCCTATTACTCCAGATAAACCAGTAGAGATTTTAAAAGACTTTGACTGTATTATTTATGGTGGAGGTCCATATTCTGTAGTTACTGAGTTAGATAAAATGGGAAATGCTGTTGATTATGTATTAAAAACGACACAACCAAAATTAGGTATATGTCTTGGTCATCAACTAATAGCTAAAGTCCTCGGCGGAGAAGTTACTAAGGCCTCTTCTCCAGAATATGGACTTGTAAAAGTCAATATACATGATGAGGACACAATATTAAGGGGTTTATCTCCAACTATTAATGCATGGGAAAGTCATTCTGATGAGGTTGTAAATCCTCCAGCTGGATTTAGGGTATTAGCAGAGAGTGAAAACGCTAAAGTTCAAGCTATGGTAAATAAAGATAATACAATATTTGGAGTTCAATTTCACCCAGAAGTAAAACACACTGAAAAAGGAATTGAAGTATTTAAGAACTTTATAGAAGCTTGTAAAAAATAG
- a CDS encoding KaiC domain-containing protein has translation MMIRLSTGIPDFDKLIEGGIPQGFFVALTGEPGTGKTIFSLHFIAQGLKEGDNCIYVTTEESRDSIIRQAKQFNWDFEEYMEKKLIIIDALMKEKEDEWSLTELTPEELVNKVIEAKQRLGQGRARLVIDSVSALFLDKPAMARKISYYLKRVLNKWKFTIYATSQYAITTSQAFGFGVEHVADGIIRFRRAIKDGMLHRYVLIEKMRQTNHDKYVWEIDIKPGKGIVLLGKLNERREDYALPQKVMQKIKETNENNKIE, from the coding sequence ATTATGATAAGGCTTTCAACTGGTATACCAGATTTTGATAAGCTGATAGAAGGGGGAATTCCGCAAGGCTTCTTTGTTGCGCTTACTGGTGAACCTGGAACCGGAAAAACTATATTTTCTTTGCATTTTATTGCTCAAGGACTAAAAGAAGGAGACAATTGCATTTATGTAACTACTGAGGAAAGTAGGGATTCAATAATTAGACAAGCAAAACAGTTTAATTGGGATTTTGAGGAATATATGGAGAAAAAATTAATAATTATAGATGCTTTAATGAAGGAAAAAGAAGATGAATGGAGCTTAACTGAACTTACACCCGAAGAATTAGTAAATAAGGTAATTGAAGCTAAACAAAGATTAGGACAAGGAAGAGCAAGATTAGTAATCGATTCTGTTAGTGCCTTATTTTTAGATAAACCAGCAATGGCAAGAAAAATTAGTTATTACTTGAAAAGAGTGTTAAATAAATGGAAGTTCACAATTTATGCAACTTCGCAATATGCAATAACTACATCACAAGCCTTTGGTTTTGGTGTGGAACACGTAGCTGATGGAATAATAAGATTTAGAAGAGCTATAAAAGATGGAATGTTACACAGATATGTTTTGATAGAAAAAATGAGGCAAACTAATCATGATAAGTACGTTTGGGAGATTGATATTAAACCCGGCAAAGGAATTGTGCTTTTAGGAAAACTAAACGAAAGAAGAGAAGATTATGCTTTACCCCAAAAAGTTATGCAAAAAATTAAAGAAACAAATGAAAACAACAAAATTGAGTAA
- a CDS encoding dual specificity protein phosphatase family protein: MYWVRRGIIGGSPIPYTEDEIDEWKKNGVKRVLVLPEEWEIEEAWGSSVYYFTLLKEKGFEFLHIPIPDGYPPTFDQMLEIFKWLKKDNGNLVHCVGGIGRTGTVIAAYLILEEDLDSGEAIEEVRNHRPGAVQTYEQQLFLLQLEKMKEKWRNIF, from the coding sequence ATGTACTGGGTAAGAAGAGGAATTATAGGCGGATCACCTATTCCATACACTGAAGATGAAATAGATGAATGGAAAAAGAATGGGGTAAAACGTGTATTAGTTTTACCAGAAGAATGGGAAATAGAAGAGGCTTGGGGCTCATCTGTGTATTACTTCACTTTATTAAAAGAAAAAGGATTTGAATTTCTTCATATACCTATACCCGATGGTTACCCACCAACATTTGATCAGATGCTAGAGATTTTCAAATGGTTAAAGAAAGATAATGGAAATTTGGTTCATTGTGTAGGTGGAATAGGTAGAACTGGCACTGTAATTGCTGCCTATTTAATACTTGAGGAAGATTTAGATAGTGGTGAAGCCATTGAAGAGGTTAGAAATCATAGGCCTGGAGCTGTTCAGACGTATGAGCAACAGTTGTTTTTATTACAGTTAGAGAAGATGAAAGAAAAATGGAGAAATATATTTTAG
- a CDS encoding endonuclease V, which produces MEKYILDFLIKFQQLIAKNVKIEHFGLEKAKSICGVDIAYKGNIGYAVAVKEENGNYEYNLVKGDVFFPYIPTFLFMREAPLMIKAVEKYECDLILVDGHGLTHPRKSGIATVIGVLLDKPTIGVAKSRLTGEYLMENGITYVIVNGEKLGVKVGKYFYSIGNKTDLDDIISLSRLGYPTVLKMADKLSKELKKKE; this is translated from the coding sequence ATGGAGAAATATATTTTAGATTTTTTAATTAAATTTCAGCAATTAATAGCAAAAAATGTTAAAATTGAGCATTTTGGCTTAGAAAAAGCAAAAAGTATTTGTGGCGTAGATATTGCATATAAAGGAAATATAGGATACGCAGTTGCAGTAAAGGAAGAAAACGGAAATTATGAATATAATTTAGTTAAAGGTGACGTATTTTTCCCTTATATACCTACTTTTCTCTTTATGAGGGAAGCTCCGTTAATGATAAAAGCAGTAGAAAAATATGAGTGTGACTTAATCTTAGTTGATGGTCATGGTTTAACTCACCCTAGGAAGAGCGGGATAGCAACTGTTATAGGCGTACTTCTTGATAAACCAACTATAGGAGTAGCGAAATCAAGGTTAACTGGGGAATATCTAATGGAAAATGGAATAACGTACGTCATCGTTAACGGGGAAAAGTTAGGGGTGAAAGTAGGAAAATATTTCTATAGTATAGGTAATAAAACTGACTTGGATGACATTATCTCACTATCAAGACTAGGTTATCCTACAGTTCTAAAGATGGCAGATAAACTCTCAAAAGAGTTGAAGAAAAAAGAATAA
- a CDS encoding cysteine hydrolase family protein, whose amino-acid sequence MKVEVPQIPEEKEVLLSPSDTALLIVDMQNDFVRKEGKLYVPTAEATIPSIKKLIDKARSANALIIYTQDWHMKDDPEFKIWGEHALAGTWGAEIVDELKPEKDDFIVKKYRYDAFFETPLDYILRVKGIKNVVVTGTVANICVLHTAGSAALRWYNVIMIKDGISAVTDFDYYATLRQVDFLYKGKITDSSGVKFITRI is encoded by the coding sequence ATGAAGGTTGAAGTTCCACAAATTCCAGAAGAGAAAGAAGTTTTGCTCTCTCCATCAGACACAGCTTTACTTATTGTAGACATGCAAAATGATTTTGTTAGAAAAGAAGGAAAGTTATATGTTCCAACTGCTGAAGCAACAATACCTTCAATTAAAAAATTGATTGATAAAGCTAGGAGTGCTAATGCTTTAATAATTTACACACAAGACTGGCATATGAAAGATGATCCAGAGTTTAAAATATGGGGGGAACATGCATTAGCTGGAACTTGGGGAGCCGAAATAGTAGACGAATTAAAACCAGAAAAAGATGATTTTATAGTCAAAAAATACCGTTATGATGCATTTTTTGAAACCCCCCTAGATTACATTTTAAGGGTTAAAGGAATAAAGAATGTCGTAGTTACTGGAACAGTAGCTAACATTTGTGTTTTGCATACAGCAGGAAGTGCTGCATTAAGGTGGTATAACGTAATAATGATAAAAGATGGAATATCAGCGGTTACAGATTTTGACTATTACGCTACATTAAGACAAGTGGACTTTCTATATAAAGGCAAAATTACAGATTCCTCTGGAGTAAAATTTATTACTAGAATATAA
- a CDS encoding DHH family phosphoesterase has product MDYYAIVHNDFDGTASAAVYARAVNSLPKKTFFTEPTKIHDLLGKLELRGVNNIMIADIGINASTLETTLKNLKRLISEGAKVQWFDHHVWKEDWKKKLNEIGVEVYHDTSTCGAGVIVKYLIPNDEFSKKLASADCSVDIWLHDDPMGEKLRRVVESNRDYSWKEYLIKKFYQGILWDEEFEKILIDQVDKELKGYEKLQKYVRLLEIDGKKVVVAVRWKGPPDISYASQFLMNRYNAIVFASVNGKAISFRSNIIEVRKYAEKLGGGGHPLAAGAGLKAPFWRFFLHRLGYRKPMLDWVSNIVKNVINDIGFVPYQKKDVPM; this is encoded by the coding sequence ATGGATTATTACGCCATAGTACACAATGATTTTGACGGCACAGCCTCAGCAGCAGTTTATGCTAGAGCAGTAAACAGTTTACCTAAGAAAACCTTCTTTACTGAACCTACAAAGATTCATGACCTATTAGGAAAACTTGAGTTAAGAGGAGTAAATAACATAATGATAGCTGATATAGGGATTAATGCATCGACTCTTGAGACGACCCTTAAGAATCTAAAAAGATTAATTTCTGAGGGAGCAAAAGTCCAATGGTTTGATCATCATGTATGGAAAGAAGATTGGAAAAAGAAACTAAATGAAATTGGAGTTGAAGTCTATCATGATACATCAACTTGTGGAGCTGGTGTAATTGTAAAATATCTAATCCCTAATGACGAGTTTTCGAAAAAGCTAGCTAGTGCTGATTGTTCAGTTGATATATGGCTTCATGATGATCCGATGGGTGAAAAACTTAGAAGAGTAGTTGAATCTAATAGAGATTATAGTTGGAAAGAATATCTAATAAAAAAATTCTATCAAGGCATATTATGGGATGAGGAATTCGAGAAGATACTTATAGATCAAGTAGACAAGGAGTTAAAGGGTTATGAAAAACTTCAGAAATACGTTAGATTATTAGAAATAGATGGAAAAAAAGTAGTAGTTGCTGTAAGATGGAAAGGTCCCCCAGATATAAGCTATGCTTCACAGTTTTTAATGAATAGATATAATGCAATTGTTTTTGCATCGGTTAATGGTAAAGCAATTTCGTTTAGAAGCAATATTATAGAAGTTAGAAAATATGCTGAAAAATTAGGAGGAGGTGGGCATCCATTAGCGGCAGGTGCAGGTTTAAAAGCACCATTTTGGAGATTTTTCCTTCATAGATTAGGTTATAGAAAACCGATGCTTGATTGGGTAAGTAATATAGTTAAGAATGTAATAAATGATATAGGTTTTGTCCCCTACCAGAAAAAAGATGTACCAATGTAA
- a CDS encoding peroxiredoxin — MVKLYSKFPDTQVLTTKGPIDFYKDIFGKGKWLFLFAHPADFTPVCTTEFVAFSQKYEEFKKLGVELVGMSVDSVYSHIQWLMDIEQRYGIKVPFPVIADPDKKLARMLDALDEASGQTIRIVVLASPDGIIRFVAQYPLEFGRNIDELLRITKAAIVNYKAKVVLPANWQPGQDVIVPPPAIFDEAEMRIKLPNAKAWYLLFKKYEELPQDQRV, encoded by the coding sequence ATGGTAAAGCTATACTCCAAGTTTCCAGATACTCAAGTATTAACAACTAAAGGTCCAATAGACTTTTACAAAGATATATTCGGAAAAGGGAAGTGGCTATTCCTATTTGCTCATCCAGCAGACTTTACTCCAGTATGCACTACGGAATTTGTTGCCTTTTCTCAAAAATATGAAGAGTTCAAAAAACTCGGTGTTGAATTAGTGGGAATGAGTGTTGATAGTGTTTATTCTCATATTCAATGGTTAATGGATATAGAGCAAAGGTATGGTATTAAGGTACCATTCCCAGTAATTGCAGACCCAGACAAGAAGTTGGCTAGAATGCTAGATGCCTTAGATGAAGCATCAGGGCAAACAATTAGAATTGTTGTGTTAGCCTCACCTGATGGAATAATCAGATTTGTTGCTCAATATCCATTAGAATTTGGTAGAAACATTGATGAACTACTCAGAATAACCAAGGCAGCAATAGTTAATTATAAAGCAAAAGTAGTATTACCGGCAAACTGGCAACCTGGACAAGATGTTATAGTTCCGCCACCAGCAATATTTGATGAGGCAGAAATGAGGATAAAATTACCAAATGCAAAAGCTTGGTACTTACTATTTAAGAAATACGAAGAATTACCACAAGATCAAAGAGTCTGA
- a CDS encoding metallophosphoesterase, producing MLIAATSDIHSPKYLTQFFMAFNSIRNVKIDLFLLAGDLVNEGEYNHFYPIYEVLKKYTTVAVFGNEDFYEKREYYKKYFDKIIWVEDNSIKLNIDNKTVTIIGSEGVLEEPTKWQRLNGMDETFYRERKEKIMKMLCEDGDIKILLTHYASSFATVVGERKSAYPQLGDRIIEEAECLPHIAIHGHAHYAKITFSIVRNVRVYNVALPANKKIVLIQTL from the coding sequence ATGCTAATAGCTGCTACCTCTGATATCCACTCACCTAAGTACCTCACACAGTTCTTTATGGCATTTAATAGTATTAGAAACGTAAAAATAGATCTATTTCTTTTAGCTGGTGATCTAGTAAATGAAGGAGAATATAACCACTTCTATCCCATATATGAAGTATTAAAAAAGTATACTACTGTTGCTGTCTTTGGAAATGAAGACTTTTATGAAAAGAGAGAATATTACAAAAAGTACTTTGATAAGATAATTTGGGTAGAAGATAATTCAATAAAGTTAAATATAGATAATAAAACAGTAACTATAATAGGAAGTGAAGGAGTATTAGAAGAACCTACAAAATGGCAAAGACTTAATGGTATGGATGAAACTTTCTATAGAGAGAGAAAAGAAAAAATAATGAAAATGTTATGTGAAGATGGGGATATAAAGATCTTACTAACACATTATGCTTCAAGCTTTGCCACAGTTGTTGGAGAAAGAAAGTCAGCTTATCCTCAACTAGGAGATAGAATAATTGAAGAAGCCGAATGCTTACCACATATTGCAATTCATGGTCATGCTCATTATGCAAAAATAACTTTCAGTATAGTAAGAAATGTAAGAGTGTATAATGTAGCTTTACCAGCAAATAAAAAAATAGTATTGATTCAGACTCTTTGA